One part of the Dyadobacter sp. 676 genome encodes these proteins:
- a CDS encoding AI-2E family transporter has product MVPDFNNRIRQISFLLIVTALAVIVFMQLYIFFPGFLGALTLYILCRRYYFHLTEKRKWNKSLTAILFMVLFMACIVAPVYFSIQMIFQKINMIVENPDQVNHAIDAIATQLREWTGQDLLNKEATADIRKKATGFIPGILNSSATMLGNLLMILFLAYFMFKNGRMMEEAVEDFIPLKHKNIQSLADETCGMVRANALGIPLISLIQGLVALLGYWVVGIEDFVLLGLITGLFAFFPVIGTAMIWLPLVIFLFSKGENAKAIGLTVYSITVIGNIDYVARITFLQKVGNVHPVITILGLIAGLKLFGFWGFIFGPLLISYLMLLVRIYKNEFSGGRAV; this is encoded by the coding sequence ATGGTTCCCGACTTTAACAACCGCATTCGCCAGATCAGTTTTCTGCTGATTGTCACCGCATTGGCAGTAATCGTTTTCATGCAGCTTTACATTTTCTTCCCCGGTTTCCTGGGGGCGCTTACCCTTTACATTCTTTGCCGGCGGTATTACTTTCACCTCACCGAAAAGCGGAAGTGGAACAAAAGCCTCACTGCGATCCTCTTTATGGTGCTTTTTATGGCCTGCATTGTCGCTCCGGTTTATTTTTCGATTCAAATGATTTTTCAGAAAATCAATATGATCGTGGAAAACCCCGACCAGGTCAATCACGCGATCGACGCGATCGCCACCCAGCTCCGCGAATGGACGGGCCAGGACCTGCTGAACAAAGAGGCCACCGCCGACATCCGTAAGAAAGCCACCGGTTTCATTCCGGGTATCCTCAACAGTTCGGCCACGATGCTCGGCAACCTGCTGATGATCCTCTTTCTGGCGTATTTCATGTTTAAAAACGGCCGGATGATGGAAGAAGCGGTCGAAGATTTTATTCCACTCAAACACAAGAATATCCAGTCGCTCGCCGACGAAACCTGCGGGATGGTGCGTGCCAACGCCTTGGGAATCCCGCTTATCTCGCTGATTCAGGGGCTGGTAGCGTTGCTCGGCTACTGGGTCGTGGGGATCGAGGATTTCGTGCTGCTGGGGCTGATCACGGGCCTGTTCGCATTTTTCCCGGTAATCGGTACGGCGATGATCTGGCTTCCCCTGGTCATATTCCTGTTTTCGAAAGGTGAAAACGCCAAAGCGATCGGCCTGACCGTGTACAGCATCACGGTCATCGGCAACATCGACTACGTGGCGCGGATTACCTTTTTACAGAAGGTCGGAAATGTTCATCCGGTCATCACGATCCTCGGTCTGATCGCCGGATTGAAGCTGTTCGGCTTCTGGGGCTTTATCTTCGGTCCGCTGCTGATCAGTTACCTGATGCTGTTGGTGAGGATCTATAAGAACGAGTTTAGCGGCGGGCGCGCTGTGTGA
- a CDS encoding mechanosensitive ion channel family protein has protein sequence MKVEQFYNKAYAWILETGPAVLAGIAVLIAGLWFIRILSRWLSGHMLKRRIDPSLTPFLLSLAATSLRVLLIIAVMQIIGIQMTIFAALVGAIGVAAGLALSGTLQNFTSGILILILKPFQVGDNIVAQGQEGTVEAIRIFYTVVKTYDNRTVVIPNSKLSNEVIINISGSGYRRLDVELKFSNGIDFAEVKRIINSVLDDAQNALKVPERRIGIASIEPDGYKVSVNVWLNAHGFVDSKMEIQERLMEALKGSGLKLPGMG, from the coding sequence ATGAAAGTCGAGCAGTTCTATAACAAGGCGTATGCCTGGATTCTGGAAACCGGACCGGCAGTTCTGGCAGGTATCGCGGTGTTGATCGCCGGTTTATGGTTTATCCGCATTTTGTCGCGCTGGCTCAGCGGGCACATGCTCAAACGGCGGATAGACCCATCCCTGACACCTTTTTTGTTAAGCCTGGCCGCAACATCGTTGCGCGTGTTACTGATCATCGCGGTGATGCAGATCATCGGCATTCAGATGACTATTTTTGCCGCTTTGGTGGGTGCTATCGGTGTTGCGGCGGGTTTGGCGCTGTCGGGTACGCTGCAAAATTTCACCAGCGGTATTTTGATCCTGATTCTCAAACCATTCCAGGTGGGTGACAACATCGTGGCGCAAGGGCAGGAGGGCACTGTCGAAGCCATCAGGATCTTTTACACTGTCGTGAAAACCTATGATAACCGTACGGTAGTCATTCCCAACAGCAAGCTCTCCAACGAAGTGATCATCAACATCAGCGGTTCGGGTTACAGGCGGTTGGACGTTGAGTTGAAATTCAGCAACGGTATCGATTTCGCGGAGGTCAAAAGAATCATCAATAGTGTCCTCGATGATGCCCAAAATGCCCTGAAAGTACCCGAAAGACGTATCGGAATCGCTTCCATCGAGCCCGACGGCTATAAGGTCAGCGTCAACGTGTGGCTCAACGCGCATGGTTTCGTAGACAGCAAAATGGAGATTCAGGAAAGGTTAATGGAAGCCCTGAAAGGTTCGGGGCTCAAATTGCCGGGAATGGGGTAG
- a CDS encoding YegP family protein yields the protein MGKFVISKRASGEFQFNLKAGNGQVILGSEGYTTKAACVNGIESVKKNAQDDARFERLTSKNNKYYFVLKATNGQAIGNSEMYESVASRDNGIESVKKNAPEAEVDDQTAA from the coding sequence ATGGGAAAATTTGTAATTTCAAAAAGGGCCAGCGGAGAGTTTCAGTTTAACCTCAAAGCCGGAAATGGCCAGGTAATCCTCGGCAGTGAAGGTTATACAACGAAGGCCGCTTGCGTGAATGGAATCGAATCGGTGAAGAAAAATGCACAGGACGACGCCCGTTTCGAGCGCCTCACATCAAAGAACAACAAGTATTATTTCGTTTTGAAGGCGACGAACGGACAGGCGATCGGCAACAGCGAAATGTACGAAAGCGTAGCAAGCCGTGACAACGGTATCGAATCTGTGAAAAAGAATGCGCCCGAGGCGGAGGTGGACGATCAAACGGCTGCCTGA
- a CDS encoding sigma-70 family RNA polymerase sigma factor, with protein MSLFRSKKYSSLADLVRACQANDTRAQTAFYERYKSRLLGLCLRYAKTKAEAEDIFQEGFIKVFKNINELRNVEVIDSWVKSVVIRTAINYYHRTTKEQQLHSNLDDFQREIESGDYGKIIVQIDIDVLLNVMATLPDGYRMIINLHLIDGYTHSEIGEMLGISDSTSRSQFLRGRNLLMKKLQEKGITQYEIF; from the coding sequence ATGAGCCTTTTCCGCAGTAAGAAATATAGTTCGCTTGCCGACCTGGTACGGGCTTGCCAAGCCAATGATACCAGGGCGCAGACGGCATTCTACGAGCGGTACAAATCCAGATTGCTGGGGCTTTGCCTGCGTTATGCCAAGACCAAGGCAGAGGCGGAGGACATTTTTCAGGAAGGCTTTATCAAGGTTTTTAAGAATATCAATGAATTAAGGAATGTGGAAGTGATCGATAGCTGGGTAAAGTCGGTGGTGATCCGGACGGCGATCAACTATTATCACCGCACCACCAAGGAGCAGCAGCTGCATTCGAACCTGGATGATTTTCAACGGGAAATCGAGTCGGGCGATTATGGGAAGATCATCGTTCAAATCGATATCGATGTGTTGCTGAACGTAATGGCCACATTGCCGGACGGGTACCGGATGATCATTAACCTGCATCTGATCGACGGATACACACATAGCGAGATCGGCGAAATGCTGGGTATATCCGACAGCACGTCGCGGTCGCAATTCTTGCGGGGAAGGAATTTATTAATGAAGAAGTTACAGGAAAAAGGTATAACGCAATATGAAATCTTCTGA